ACACTCGTAAGATGCGATTGCTCCAGGTGCTCGTTCCCGGCGAGAAACGGGACGAAGCACTGCGAGTGCTCGACGACGAGCAACTCGACTACGTCCGGACCAACGAGTGCAGCAACGAGGCCGACGCCGAACTCATCACGATCCCGGTTCCGACCCAGGCCGTCGAACACGTGCTGACGTCGCTTCGAGAGACCGGTATCGAAGACGAGTTCATCGTCGTCTCGTCGATCGAAACCGCACGTACGCCGCGGATCGCGGAACTCGAAGAGCGGTTCGTCAACGGCCGCGAGGAAGACGATAGCATCTCTCGTGCAGAGATCCGGAGCAAGGCGTTGAATATGACTCCAGGACGGGTCACCTACTACGTGATGACCCTGCTGAGCGCGATCGTGGCGACGGCGGGGCTGTTGCTCGATTCGCCCGCGATCGTCGTCGGATCGATGGTTATCGCGCCACAGATCAGCGCGGCGCTGACCGGGACCGTCGGCCTCGTTCTCGACGATCGCCGGATGTTCTTCGACGGCGTCTTCTCGATGGTCGCCGGACTCGTCGTCGCCATGCTCGGCGCGTTCGCGTTCGCCTGGTTGGTTCGGTCGGGCGGGTTCGTTCCGGGCATCATCGACATTACGGCGATCGAACAGGTGCAAAACCGGATTTCACCGGGGCTGCTCGCACTCCTTGTCGGCGTCTGTGCCGGCGCTGCGGGCGCGTTCGGTCTCGCGACGGCGATCCCGGTCTCGCTGGTCGGCGTGATGATCGCCGCCGCGCTCATTCCGGCGGCTGCGGCGGTCGGTATCGGCATCGCCTGGGGAGACGTCGGCGTCACACTCGGCGCGTTCGTCCTAGTCGCGGTCAACGCCACGTCGATCCTGCTCGCCGGCCTCGCCGTCTTCTGGTATCTCGGCTACCGACCCAAGGAGTGGAACCCCGGAAACCTCCGGGCGAATCTTACCAAGGACCGACTCGGCGCGGTCGCCGTCATGATCCTCGTCAGTGTGGTCGTCCTGGCCGGCGCCGGACTCGTCCTCGGACAGCACGTCGCCTTCGAGAACGAGGTCAACGACGAGGTCAGGTCGGTGCTCGACGACGACACCCACGAGGAGATCGAGCTGGTCGAACTCCAGACGGAGTTCTACGACGGCGGACTGGTCGCCGACGAAACGAAGGTAACGATAGTCGTTCGCCGCCCGGCAGACGCGCCGTATCCGGAGCTCGCCTCGATCCTGGAGCGGTCCATCGAGGACCGGACCGGCCACGACGTTACCGTCTCCCTCGAGTTCGTTGAGGGGGCGGCTGCGGACGAACAGACGGCGCTGTACGCCCGACCGGTGTCGAGAACGCAAGGGGTTTAGGCGCAGTTTCCTAACAAAGGGGTATGAGCGAACAGCCCCGCGTCGAGATCTATACCAAGGAGGAGTGCCCCTATTGTGAGAAAGCGAAGGACCTCTTCGACAACAAAGGGGTTGCATACGAGACGTACAACGTAACCGGCGACGACGACCTGTTCGAGGAGATGATCGAGCGGGCCGACGGCCGCAAGACCGCTCCCGAGGTGTTCATCGACGACGAACTGATCGGCGGCTGGGACGACACCAGCGCGCTCGAGGAAACGGGCGAACTCGACGAGAGGCTGGGCATCGCCACCGACGGCGGCGAGGAGGTCGAACACCGGAAGCTGA
This DNA window, taken from Natronococcus sp. CG52, encodes the following:
- a CDS encoding TIGR00341 family protein codes for the protein MRLLQVLVPGEKRDEALRVLDDEQLDYVRTNECSNEADAELITIPVPTQAVEHVLTSLRETGIEDEFIVVSSIETARTPRIAELEERFVNGREEDDSISRAEIRSKALNMTPGRVTYYVMTLLSAIVATAGLLLDSPAIVVGSMVIAPQISAALTGTVGLVLDDRRMFFDGVFSMVAGLVVAMLGAFAFAWLVRSGGFVPGIIDITAIEQVQNRISPGLLALLVGVCAGAAGAFGLATAIPVSLVGVMIAAALIPAAAAVGIGIAWGDVGVTLGAFVLVAVNATSILLAGLAVFWYLGYRPKEWNPGNLRANLTKDRLGAVAVMILVSVVVLAGAGLVLGQHVAFENEVNDEVRSVLDDDTHEEIELVELQTEFYDGGLVADETKVTIVVRRPADAPYPELASILERSIEDRTGHDVTVSLEFVEGAAADEQTALYARPVSRTQGV